One part of the Capricornis sumatraensis isolate serow.1 chromosome 13, serow.2, whole genome shotgun sequence genome encodes these proteins:
- the NUP43 gene encoding nucleoporin Nup43 has product MEEIYAKFVSQKISKTRWRPLPPGSLQTAETFATGSWDNEENYVSLWSIGDFGNLDSDGGFEGDHQLLCSIKHHGDVMDLQFLDQERIVAASSTGCVTIFLHHPNNQTLSVSQQWTAAHYHTGPGSPSCSNAPCTGVVCNNPEIVTVGEDGRINLFRADHKEAVRTIDNADSSTLHAVTFLRTPEILTVNSIGQLKIWDFRQQGNEPTQILSLTGDRVPLHCVDRHPNQQHVVATGGQDGMLSIWDVRQGTMPVSLLKAHEAEMWEVHFHPSNPDHLFTCSEDGSLWHWDASTDGPEKSSLFHQGGRNSTFLSHTISNQANVHQSLISSWLSTDPAKDRIEITSLLPNRTLSVNSLDVLGPCLVCGTDAEAIYVTRQLFS; this is encoded by the exons ATGGAGGAAATTTACGCTAAGTTTGTGTCACAGAAAATCAGCAAGACTCGTTGGCGACCATTACCTCCAGGGAGCCTGCAGACAGCGGAGACTTTCGCCACGGGCTCTTGGGACAATGAG GAAAATTATGTTTCACTGTGGTCTATTGGAGATTTTGGAAACTTGGATTCTGATGGAGGATTTGAAGGAGACCATCAGTTATTGTGCAGTATCAAACATCATGGTGATGTAATGGATTTACAA tttttggACCAGGAAAGAATTGTAGCTGCTTCATCGACAGGATGTGTGACAATTTTCCTCCACCATCCAAATAACCAG ACTCTGTCAGTCAGCCAGCAGTGGACAGCAGCTCACTACCACACGGGTCCAGGCAGTCCTTCCTGTAGCAATGCACCATGCACAGGTGTTGTGTGCAATAACCCAGAAATTGTCACAGTTGGAGAAGATGGTCGGATAAATCTCTTCAGAGCTGATCACAAGGAAGCTGTAAGAACTATAG ACAATGCAGATAGCAGTACACTCCATGCTGTAACCTTCCTTCGAACTCCTGAGATTCTTACAGTAAATTCAATTGGACAGTTAAAAATATGGGATTTTAGACAACAAGGAAATGAGCCCACGCAGATATTATCACT GACTGGTGACCGAGTGCCACTCCACTGTGTGGATCGACATCCCAACCAGCAGCACGTTGTAGCTACTGGCGGCCAGGATGGAATGTTGAGTATTTGGGATGTTAGACAAGGTACAATGCCTGTGTCTCTACTAAAGGCTCATGAAGCTGAAA TGTGGGAAGTTCACTTTCACCCATCCAACCCAGATCATCTGTTCACTTGTTCTGAAGATGGATCTCTCTGGCACTGGGATGCCTCCACAGACGGACCTGAGAAGTCGTCACTCTTTCACCAAG gaGGAAGAAATAGTACTTTTTTGTCTCATACCATTAGTAACCAAGCTAATGTTCACCAATCTCTTATAAGCTCCTGGCTCAGCACTGATCCTGCCAAAGATCGTATTGAAATCACAAGCTTGCTTCCTAATAGGACTTTGTCTGTGAACAGTCTGGATGTTTTAGGTCCTTGTCTTGTTTGTGGAACGGATGCAGAAGCAATTTATGTTACTAGACAGCTTTTTTCATGA